A segment of the Bordetella flabilis genome:
TGAATGTAGACGCCTTCGACCTGCTCGCGACATCCGTACTGCTGGTGGACGAGCACGGGCTGGTCGTGCATGCCAATGCAGCGGCAGAGGACTTGTTCGGGCGGTCGCGCCGCCAGTTGGGCGGCCAGTCCGCCGCGGGCCTGTTCGACGACCGCGAGGCGGTGCAGGATTCCATCGAGCAGGCGCAGGCCGGCAATTTCGCCGACGCGCGCCAGTTGTCGTCCCTGCGGCGCGGAGGCGAATCGGTGAGCGTGGTGGTGACCACCGTCGCCTTGATGGGGCAGCCCTGGCCGGTGCTCATCGAAGCGCGCGAGATCGAGCAGCGCGTGCTGGCGGACCGTAACCACCGCCTGGTCGACGAGATCGAAACGCACCGCGAATTGCTGCGCAACCTTGCGCACGAAGTGAAGAACCCGCTGGGTGGCTTGCGTGGCGCCGCCCAACTGCTGGAAGGGGAGTTGCCCGATCCGGCGCTGGCGGAATACACGCAAGTCATCATTTCAGAGGCCGACCGGCTGCAGGCGCTGGTCGACCGGCTTATCGGCCCCCAGCGCATGCCGTTGCAGGCGCGGCCGGTCAATATCCACGAAGTCTGCGAACGCGTCAGCGCGCTGATCCAGGCGGAGTTCCGCGATGGCCTGACCATCGTGCGCGACTATGACGCTTCCATGCCCGACCTGCAGGGCGATGCCGCGCGGCTCATGCAGGCGGTGCTGAACGTCGCGCGCAACGCCGCGCAGGAGTTGGCGCTGCAGCCGGGCGGCCCCGATACGCCGCCGGCGCAAATCGTATTGCGCACCCGCGTGGCGCGTCGCGTCATGCTGGCGCACCGGCAGCACCGGCTGGCCGCGGTGCTTTCGATCATCGACAACGGCCCGGGAGTGCCTGAACATATCCGCGACCGCATTTTCCATCCGCTTGTCACCGCGCGTCCTGGCGGCACGGGGCTGGGGTTGAGCCTGGCCCAGGATTTCGTGCAGCAACACGGTGGCATCATCGAATTCGAATCCCGACCCAGGCACACCGAATTCCGCCTGGTATTGCCGATGGAACCCGCATGAAACCCGTTTGGATCGTAGACGATGACCAGGCCATCCGCTGGGTGCTGGAAAAAGCCTTGGCCCGGGGCGGCATGACCACCCGCAGCTTCTCCCAGGCGCCAGACGTGCTGGCGGCGCTGGAGACGGAAGTGCCCGCGGCGCTGGTGTCCGATATCCGCATGCCGGGCGGCAATGGGCTCGACCTGCTGCGGCAGATCAAGGAACGCCATCCCGCGCTGCCCGTGATCGTGATGACCGCCTTCGCCGACCTGGACAGTACGGTGTCGGCCTTCCAGGGCGGAGCTTTCGACTATCTGGCCAAGCCCTTCGATGTGAACGATGCGGTGGCGTTGATCCAGCGCGCGGCCCAGGAGTCGGCCGATGGACAGTCCGGCGACGAGGCGTCGTCGCAGGCCGAGGCCAACTCCGAACGCTGGATGATGACGCAGTCCGCGTCCACCGCGATGCAGGAGATCTTCCGCGCCATCGGCCGCCTGGCGCAGTCCAAGGTCACCGTGCTGATCACCGGCGAGTCCGGGACCGGCAAGGAATTGGTCGCGCGGGCCTTGCATGGCCACGGCGCGCGTTCCAACGGTCCCTTCGTCGCCCTGAATGCGGCGGCGATTCCGCGGGACCTCCTGGAAGCGGAATTGTTCGGCCACGAACGCGGCGCCTTTACCGGCGCCAACAATCTGCGGCGCGGACGCTTCGAGGAAGCGAACGGCGGGACGCTGTTCCTGGACGAAATCGGCGACATGCCGATCGAGTTGCAGACCCGGCTGCTGCGGGTCCTGGCCGAAGGCAGCTTCTACCGCGTGGGCGGTGCGCAACCTGTCCGCGTGGACGTGCGCATCGTGGCGGCCACCCACCAGCCGCTGGAGCGGCGCGTGGAGCAGGGCCTGTTCCGCGAAGACCTGTTCCACCGGCTGAACGTGATCCGCCTGCGCTTGCCGCCCCTGCGCGAGCGCGTGGAAGACATCCCGGCGCTGGCCCAGCATTTCCTCACGCAGAGCGCCCGCGCCCTGGGCGTGCCGGCCAAGCGGCTCACGCCGGAAGCGCTGGCCGTGCTGACGCGTTTCGATTTTCCGGGCAATGTGCGCCAACTGGAGAATTTCTGCCATTGGCTTACGGTGATGGCGCCTGGCCAGACCATCGAACGCGCCGACCTGCCGCCCGAGATCCGGGCGATGGAGCAGCAGCCGGTAGCGCAGATTTCTTCACGGCAGGTGGTCGCGGACCCGCCGCAGAACTGGCAGGAGTCCTTGCTGCGCGATGCCCAGCATCGCCTGGACCGTGGCGAGCCGGCCATCATGGCCACGCTGACGCGGCAGTTCGAGCGCATCCTGCTGCAGACAGCGCTGGAGGCCAGCCGGGGACGGCGCGTCGAAGCGGCGTCCCGCCTGGGCATCGGCCGCAATACGATCACGCGCAAGCTGCGCGACCTGGGCATCGAGGACGAATAGTCCGCGCCGCTCAGCCGGCCGGCGTGGGGTCCGTCAGGCTGGCGCGCAGGCGCGCGGAATCCAGTTTCTTCAGCCACCATTTCAGGGCTTCGCCCTGCGCCGGCGCGCGCCACGCATAGACGAGCTGCTCGCGCATCTGGCCGTCGCGCGTGGCTTTTTCCATGAGCAGCCCCTGGTCCAGATAGGGCTGGGCCAGCACCCGGGGAATATAGCCGCAGCCCACGCCGCGGACCTGTGCGTCGATCTTTGCCTGCATGGTCGGCATGACGACGCGCTGCTGCATATCGAGCAGGTTGCGCGTAAGCGGCGGCAGGGCGCGCGAGGTGTCCGCCACGACGACGGCGCAGTGCGCGCCGATGTCGGAGGGCGCCAGCGGGTCTTCCACCTTGGCCAGGGGGTGATGCGGCGCGACGCAGAACACCAGCGTGACCTCGCCCAGGGGCCGCGAGGCGAAGCGTCCAGGGGGCGCGAAGGCCGCGTCCCCGCCGATCAGGAGGTCGGCGCGGCCCGATGTCATGGCGTCCCAGGTGCCGCTCAGGACTTCGCTGGAGAAGCGCAGCTTGGTTGCGCCACCGACATGCTGGAAGTCCTCGATCAGGTCGTAGAGCGGCGGCCACGGCAGGACGCCGCTGACGGCGATGCGCAGTTCCGGTTCCCATCCGGTGGCGATGCGCCGCACGCGGCGCGTGAGGTCTTCCATCGACTGCAGCAGCAGGCGGCCGTCGGCCAGCAGCGCCTGGCCCGCCGGCGTCAGGACGGCCCGGTGGCCGCCACGGTCGAACAGCAGCACGTCGAGCTTGTCTTCCAGGCCACGTATGGCGTAGGTGACCGCCGAGGGCACTTTGCCCATTTCGCGCGCCGCCTTGGCGAAACTGCCATGGCGGGCGATGGCGTCCACCAATAGCAGCAGGTCGGGGGTGATCAGGGCATCGGCGCCTGGGACAGGCGCCGCGGAAGAAGCAGGGGAGGAGGGCACGAAATTTCCGGACGGAGGGCAGCGCACCGCGCGCGGCAGCCATTCAAATTTATTGAATGATGTCGTCAAACCGATTCATCCGCAAGCCATGCCCCGGGGCCCAGAATGGTGTTCATCGACACACCACACAGGAGTTCACGCCATGCTTACCCTGCGACGCAGCGAAGAACGCGGTTATGCCGACCACGGCTGGCTCAAGAGCCACCATACCTTTTCCTTCGCCAGCTATCACGACCCGCGCTATATGGGGTTCGGGCCGCTGCGCGTCATCAACGATGACCATATCGCCGCCGGCCGCGGCTTCGGTACGCACGGCCATCGCGACATGGAGATCGTGACCTATGTGCTGGAAGGCGCGGTCGCGCACAAGGACAGCATGGGCAATGGCTCGACCATCCGGCCGGGCGACGTGCAGCGCATGAGCGCGGGCCGCGGTGTGCTGCATTCGGAGTTCAATCCGCAGCCGGATCGCGGGACGCACCTGTTGCAGATCTGGATCGAGCCGGATGTGACCGGCATCGAACCCGAGTACGAGGAAAAGCGCTTCGACGAGGCCGACAAGCGCGGCCGGCTGCGCCTGGTGGCCTCGCCCGACGGACGCGACGGCTCGGTACGTATCCACCAGGACGCGCGCCTGTACGTCGGCCTGTTCGACGGGTCGGAAAGCGCCACGGTGTCGCTGGCCGCCGGGCGGCGCGCCTGGGTCCACGTGGCGCGCGGCAGTGTCAGCCTGAACGGCCAGGCCTTGCAGGCGGGGGACGCCGTGGCGGTCCAGGACGAAAGCGGCATTGCGCTGTCGGACGGTGAAGGCGCCGAAGTCCTGGTGTTCGACCTGCCCTGACTGCAGAATGACCTCCGGTGACAGGGAAGCTTGCTTCCCTGTCGGATCCCCTTGCTTGCGGAGCCTCTTCATGTCCCAGCTCACCCCCCGCTACGCGCCCCCCATTGAAACGGTGGTCGTGCCCCGCACCAGCGATATCGGCAACTTCGAAGTGCGGCGCGCCTTGCCGTCGCGGGAGCGCCGCACCGTCGGCCCGTTCGTCTTCCTGGACGAGATGGGCCCGGCTGTCCTGCCGGCGGGCGCCGGGATCGATGTGCGGCCGCACCCGCACATCGGCCTGTCCACCGTGACCTACCTGTACGAGGGCGCCATCGTGCACCGCGACGGCGCGGGCCATGTGCAGACCATCCTGCCCGGGGAGGTCAACTGGATGACGGCCGGGCGCGGCATCGTCCATTCGGAGCGTTCATCGGCCGCCAGCCGCGCGCAACCGCAAGGGCTGGCCGGCTTGCAGGCATGGGTCGCGCTGCCCGCCAGCCATGAGGAAACCGACCCGGGTTTCGCCCACTACGGCCGCGATGCGCAGGCCGTGGCCGAGGGCGAGGGCGTGCGCGCGCAGATCATCGCCGGATCGCTGTTCGGGCAGACTTCCTCGGTACCGTCCCTGTCTCCGCTTTTTTTCGGCGACGTGACGCTGGCGCCGGGCGCCCGCCTGGATCTGGCGCCCGAATATGAGGAAAGGGCTGCCTACGTGGCCGTGGGCGCAGTGGAAATCGAAGGCCAACGTTTCGATGCGGGGCGGCTGGTGGTATTCGCGCCGGGCCGGCCCGTGAGCTTCCGCGCCCTCGGTGACGCGCGTATTGCCCTGCTGGGCGGCGAGCCGCTGGACGGTCCGCGCTACCTGTGGTGGAACTTCGTGTCCAGCCGGCGCGACCGCATCGCCCAGGCGCGCGAGGACTGGACGCGCGACCGCTTCGGCCAGAGCGTGCCGGAGGACACCACGGAATTCATACCGGCGCCGCCGCTGCCCGCGCTGGCGCCCGCCAGGCAGGGTTAGCCCAGGGCCGCGCGCGCCGGTTTGCCGATATGATGCGTTGGCTGTCAAAACGCTTACACGGAGGCAATGATGCGAATATCGGCGAAGTGGCTTTCCACGGTCGCGATGCTGGCGGCCGGCTTGTGCGCAGTGGCGTCGGCGGCGGATTTCCCCACCCGGCAGATCACCTTCATCGTGCCGTATACGCCCGGCGGGACCACCGACATCGTGGCCCGTACGGTGGGGCAGAAACTCACCGAACGGTTCGGCCACCCCGTGGTCGTTGAAAACCGCCCTGGCGCCGGCGGCAACATCGGCATGGAGGCCGTCGCCAAGGCGGCGCCGGACGGCTATACCATCGGCCTGGGCGCCATCTCGACCAATGCCTTGAATCCCTTCGTCTATCCGTCCATGCCTTTCGACCCTACCAAGGCATTCACGGGCATCAGCATGCTGGGCACCTCCACCATCGTGCTGGATGTCGGTCCGCGCCTGCCGGTGGACAGCGTGGCGCAACTGATCGACTACGCCCGCAAGCACCCTGGACTGGGTTACGGCACGCCGGGCGCCGGCACGTCCATGCACCTGGCCGGCATCATGTTCGACCAGCTGACCGGCGCGGGGCTGCAGCACGTCCCCTACAAGGGCAGTTCGCAGGCGCTCAACGACATGCTCGGCGGCCATGTCGACATGCTGTTCGACAACCTGCCTGCCTCGCTGCCGCATATCAAGGCGGGCAAGATCAAGGCCCTGGCCGTCACCGGCAGCAAGCGTTCGCCGGTACTGCCCGATGTCCCCACGCTGAAGGAGCTGGGCTATGCGGGCGCGGTGGTCGATCCCTGGTTCGCCGTCTACGGGCCGGCAGGCATGCCGCCTGAAGTCACCAGGACGCTGAGCGCCGGTTTCCAGTGGGCGCTGGCCTTGCCCGACGTCAGGCAAAAGCTGGAGCAGGCCGGCTTCGCGCCCTCCGGTTCTTCGCCGGAAGAGGTGGAAAAGCTGACCCGCAGCCAATACCAGACCTTCGAGGCCCTGTCGCGCAAGGTCAAGCTGCGGGCCGATTGAACCCCGGGCGCGGTGCCGGCGCGAGGATGCCGGTGGGATACTGGAATCGCGCAGGAATCGCGATGGAATCGTGCTGCAACCCGGTGGGGACCGCGCCGGATTCGCGTTGGGACCGCGCTGCCGCGCGCGATGTCAGGCCGCGGCGGCGGGGGGCCTGGCGCCGCGCGCGTACGCAGCGGCGCGCCGTTCCGCAAGCGCTTCGCGGCGGATGAAGTCGGCCACTGCTGGCGTGGCCGGATGATGGCGCAGGTTGTAGGGCGTATCCCACTGCGCGATCCGGCCTTCCGCCATGACGCCGATGCGGTCGGCGATGGCGAAGGCCTCGGCCTGGTCATGGGTGACCAGCATCGCCGTGTGGCCGGTGTGCTTGAGGATGTCGCGCACCTCGAAGGCCAGCCGTTCGCGCGCATCCGCGTCCAGATTCGAAAACGGCTCGTCCAGCAGCAGCAGCTCGGGCGAGGGCGCCAGGGCGCGCGCCAGCGCGACCCGTTGCTGCTGCCCGCCGGACAGCTCGTGCGGATAGCTGTCCGCCGCGTGGGCCAGGCCGACCAGGTCCAGCATTTCGTCGACGCGGCGCCTGCACTCGTCGCGCGGCATGCGGCGCAGGCCGAAGCCGACGTTGCGGCGTACCGTCAGGTGCGGGAACAGGGCATAGTCCTGGAACATCATGCCTACGCGCCGGCGTTCGGGCGCGACGGAGGAGGTGGCGCTGGACAGGACCGCGCCGTCGAGAAGAATGCGGCCGGCCACCGGCGGTTCGAAGCCCGCGATGGCGCGCAGCACCGTCGTCTTGCCGCAGCCAGAGGCCCCCAGCAGGCAGCCGATGTGGCCGCCGGGCAGCGTCAGGCTCAGGTCATCGACCACACGCCGCGGGCCACGCGGGGTGTCATAGGCGAGGCCGAGTTGATCGAGTTCGAGCGTGGCGGTCATGATGCGGGATGTCCGGTATAGCGGGCGCTGGCCGCGCCCGCCGGTGCGCGCGGCAGTTTTTCCTGGCCGCGCGCCAGCAGGATGACCGGCAGCAGTCCGGCCGCCACGATGCCCAGCGCCGCCACGGCGCCTTCTTCGTAGGTGCCGCGGGCCGCCTCGCCGTACAGCCAGGTCGCCAGCGTGTCGAAATTCATCGGCCGCAGCAGCAGGGTGGCGGGCAGCTCTTTCATTGCGTCGACGAAGACGAGTAGCGCAGCCGCGGCCATGGCCGGCCGCAGCAGCGGCAGGTGTACGCGTCGCAGCGTCCCGCCCGGCGTTTCGCCGAGCAGGCGCGCTGCCTGTTCCAGTGACGCGGGGATGCGCGCCAGCCCGGCCTCCAGGCCGCCGGCCGCGATGGCGAGGAAGCGGATGCTATAGGCGCAAACCAGCGCCGCCGCCGATCCCATCAGCACCAGGCCTGTCGTTCCGACCGTGGCCGAGAGTGCGCGGTCGAACAGGCTGAAGGGGGTCAGCAGGCCGATGGCGAGCACAGTGCCGGGCACCGCATAGCCCAGTCCGGCGAGCCGCGCATACGCCTGCGCCAGCCTGCCGCGGGCGCTTTCCCGCGTGGCGCGCGCGGCCCATGCCACCACCATGCCGCAGCCCAGCG
Coding sequences within it:
- the glnL gene encoding nitrogen regulation protein NR(II), yielding MNVDAFDLLATSVLLVDEHGLVVHANAAAEDLFGRSRRQLGGQSAAGLFDDREAVQDSIEQAQAGNFADARQLSSLRRGGESVSVVVTTVALMGQPWPVLIEAREIEQRVLADRNHRLVDEIETHRELLRNLAHEVKNPLGGLRGAAQLLEGELPDPALAEYTQVIISEADRLQALVDRLIGPQRMPLQARPVNIHEVCERVSALIQAEFRDGLTIVRDYDASMPDLQGDAARLMQAVLNVARNAAQELALQPGGPDTPPAQIVLRTRVARRVMLAHRQHRLAAVLSIIDNGPGVPEHIRDRIFHPLVTARPGGTGLGLSLAQDFVQQHGGIIEFESRPRHTEFRLVLPMEPA
- the ntrC gene encoding nitrogen regulation protein NR(I) translates to MKPVWIVDDDQAIRWVLEKALARGGMTTRSFSQAPDVLAALETEVPAALVSDIRMPGGNGLDLLRQIKERHPALPVIVMTAFADLDSTVSAFQGGAFDYLAKPFDVNDAVALIQRAAQESADGQSGDEASSQAEANSERWMMTQSASTAMQEIFRAIGRLAQSKVTVLITGESGTGKELVARALHGHGARSNGPFVALNAAAIPRDLLEAELFGHERGAFTGANNLRRGRFEEANGGTLFLDEIGDMPIELQTRLLRVLAEGSFYRVGGAQPVRVDVRIVAATHQPLERRVEQGLFREDLFHRLNVIRLRLPPLRERVEDIPALAQHFLTQSARALGVPAKRLTPEALAVLTRFDFPGNVRQLENFCHWLTVMAPGQTIERADLPPEIRAMEQQPVAQISSRQVVADPPQNWQESLLRDAQHRLDRGEPAIMATLTRQFERILLQTALEASRGRRVEAASRLGIGRNTITRKLRDLGIEDE
- a CDS encoding LysR family transcriptional regulator, with protein sequence MPSSPASSAAPVPGADALITPDLLLLVDAIARHGSFAKAAREMGKVPSAVTYAIRGLEDKLDVLLFDRGGHRAVLTPAGQALLADGRLLLQSMEDLTRRVRRIATGWEPELRIAVSGVLPWPPLYDLIEDFQHVGGATKLRFSSEVLSGTWDAMTSGRADLLIGGDAAFAPPGRFASRPLGEVTLVFCVAPHHPLAKVEDPLAPSDIGAHCAVVVADTSRALPPLTRNLLDMQQRVVMPTMQAKIDAQVRGVGCGYIPRVLAQPYLDQGLLMEKATRDGQMREQLVYAWRAPAQGEALKWWLKKLDSARLRASLTDPTPAG
- a CDS encoding pirin family protein; protein product: MLTLRRSEERGYADHGWLKSHHTFSFASYHDPRYMGFGPLRVINDDHIAAGRGFGTHGHRDMEIVTYVLEGAVAHKDSMGNGSTIRPGDVQRMSAGRGVLHSEFNPQPDRGTHLLQIWIEPDVTGIEPEYEEKRFDEADKRGRLRLVASPDGRDGSVRIHQDARLYVGLFDGSESATVSLAAGRRAWVHVARGSVSLNGQALQAGDAVAVQDESGIALSDGEGAEVLVFDLP
- a CDS encoding pirin family protein gives rise to the protein MSQLTPRYAPPIETVVVPRTSDIGNFEVRRALPSRERRTVGPFVFLDEMGPAVLPAGAGIDVRPHPHIGLSTVTYLYEGAIVHRDGAGHVQTILPGEVNWMTAGRGIVHSERSSAASRAQPQGLAGLQAWVALPASHEETDPGFAHYGRDAQAVAEGEGVRAQIIAGSLFGQTSSVPSLSPLFFGDVTLAPGARLDLAPEYEERAAYVAVGAVEIEGQRFDAGRLVVFAPGRPVSFRALGDARIALLGGEPLDGPRYLWWNFVSSRRDRIAQAREDWTRDRFGQSVPEDTTEFIPAPPLPALAPARQG
- a CDS encoding Bug family tripartite tricarboxylate transporter substrate binding protein — translated: MMRISAKWLSTVAMLAAGLCAVASAADFPTRQITFIVPYTPGGTTDIVARTVGQKLTERFGHPVVVENRPGAGGNIGMEAVAKAAPDGYTIGLGAISTNALNPFVYPSMPFDPTKAFTGISMLGTSTIVLDVGPRLPVDSVAQLIDYARKHPGLGYGTPGAGTSMHLAGIMFDQLTGAGLQHVPYKGSSQALNDMLGGHVDMLFDNLPASLPHIKAGKIKALAVTGSKRSPVLPDVPTLKELGYAGAVVDPWFAVYGPAGMPPEVTRTLSAGFQWALALPDVRQKLEQAGFAPSGSSPEEVEKLTRSQYQTFEALSRKVKLRAD
- a CDS encoding ABC transporter ATP-binding protein, giving the protein MTATLELDQLGLAYDTPRGPRRVVDDLSLTLPGGHIGCLLGASGCGKTTVLRAIAGFEPPVAGRILLDGAVLSSATSSVAPERRRVGMMFQDYALFPHLTVRRNVGFGLRRMPRDECRRRVDEMLDLVGLAHAADSYPHELSGGQQQRVALARALAPSPELLLLDEPFSNLDADARERLAFEVRDILKHTGHTAMLVTHDQAEAFAIADRIGVMAEGRIAQWDTPYNLRHHPATPAVADFIRREALAERRAAAYARGARPPAAAA